A window of Nonomuraea angiospora genomic DNA:
CTCGGATAAAGTCATCCCATGAACGACGACACCGTTGACCTCCGGGCCCGCAACAAGCAGGCCACCAGGGAGGCGATCAGCCATGCCGCCCTGCGCCTGGCCATCGAACAGGGGCCCCACGGGCTGGCCCTCGTCCGCGTCCATGACATCGCCACGGCCGCGGGCGTCTCACCGCGCACGTACAACAACTACTTCTCCAGCAGGGAGGAGGCGATCTGCGCCTTCCACGCCGACCAGGCCAGGCGCGCGGGGCAGGCGCTGCGGGCCCGGCCCGCCGGCGAGCCGCTGGACGAGGCCGTCATCGCGGCCGTGGTCGAGCTCTACACCGACCCCGAGCCCGACCGGGCCGGGCTGCGCATGATCATGTCGACGCCGGCGCTGGAGGGAGAGGCGCTGAAGACGTTCACCATGGCAGAGGGGCCGCTCGCCGAGGCGATCGCGGCGCGCACCGGCGCCGATCCCGGGCACGACCTCTTCCCCGCCGTCATGGCCGCGGCGGTGGCCGGCGCCATCCGGGTGGCGGGGCGGCGCTGGCTGGAGCCCGGCAACACCGACTCGTTCGCGGCGATCCTGCGCAGCGCCCTGTCCGTCGTCCTGCCAGCCGCGCCGCCCGGAGGATCCCGTGGGTAGGGGCGCTCAGTGCTGCGCCGAGGCCAGGTCCAGCCGGGCGGGGGTGCGCCACCAGACGGCCACGGCCGCCAGCAGCATCAGGACGGCGCCGTACAGGCTGGTCGTCCGCAGCGATTCGGTGAAGGAGAGCATGGCCTGGGCGGCCAGATCGGAGGAGCCGAGCGCGCGGGCGGCCGCCAGCGCGCCGCCGAGCGACTCGCGGACCGCGTCGGTGGCGCCCTCGGGCAGTTCGGCCCGGTAGAGGGCGGCGGCCAGGCTGCCCAGCACCGCGACGCCGAAGGTGCCGCCGATCTCGTACGAGGTCTCCTCGATGGCGGCCGCGCTGCCCGCCTTCTCCGCCGGGGCGCCCGCCATGATCACGGCGGAGGCGATGGCCAGCGAGCCCATGCCCGCCCCGATCAGCAGGAGCGACACGGCCACCCAGAGGTAGGTCGTCGGGGAGACCCAGAGCACCGCGAAGCCGAGCGCGCCGATCACCAGCCCGCCGGCCAGCACCGTACGCGCGCCGATCCGGGTGGCCAGGGCCGGCGCCAGCGGCGAGAGGACCGCGGAGCCGACCGCCATGGGCAGCATGGCCAGGCCCGTCTGCAGCGGCGAGTAGCCCTGGACCAGCTGCGCCCACTGGACCATGAGCAGCATCATGCCCGCCATGGCGATCGAGGTGGTGAAGGCGGCCAGGGTGCCGGCGGTGAAGGCGCCGCCGCGGAACAGCCGGATCTCCAGGAGGGGGTCGGGGCGGCTCAGGCACCGCCGGACGAACCAGGCCAGCGCGATCGCGGCCAGGACGGCCGTCAGGGCGGTCCAGGCGTCCAGGCCCTCGGTGGCCACGTGCTTGATGGCGTAGACCAGGGCGATCATGCCGACCATCGACAGCACCGTGCCCAGGGCGTCCCAGCGGCCCGGGTTCGGGTTGCGCGACTCGGGCAGCAGGAGCAGCGCGGCGACGACGGCGACGGCCATGATCGGCACGTTCACCAGGAACGCGGCGTGCCAGCTGAAGGCCTCCAGCAGCAGGCCGCCCACGATCGGGCCGAGCGCGCCGCCCACCGCCGCCATCGCGGCCCACACGCCCAGCGCGGTGGCCCGCTCGCGGGCGTCGGTGAACAGGTTGCGGATCATCGACAGGGTGGACGGCATGATCATCGCGCCGCCGACGCCGAGCAGCGCCCGTACGGCGATCACCTCGGCCGGGCTGTCGGCCCACAGCACGGCGACGGAGGCCAGGCCGAAGAGGGTGAAGCCGGAGACGAGCATGCGCTTGCGCCCCCAGCGGTCGCCCAGCGCGCTGACGGCCACCAGCAGGCCCGCCACGACCAGGGAGTAGACGTCGATCATCCACAACAGCTCGACCGCGCCCGGCTGCAGGTCGGCCGAAATCTGCGGCAGCGCCACGTTGAGGATGGTCATGTCCATCGTGATCAGCAACAGGCTGGCCGACAGGACGGCCAGCGCCGCCCAGCGTCTGGGGTTCAGCTCGGTCACGGTGTTCGTCATGGGGTCCTCCGGAGAAAAGGGGTGGTGGCGCAGGGTCACACGGCGAACCCCGGCGAGCTGGACGAACGCCGGGGTGCTGGGCACGTATGGGGGGGGGTGGAGGACGCCTGCTCGGGATCCTGCTTCAGCCGGCGTCGGCGTCCCGCGCCGCCACCAGCTTGAGCAGGCGGTCGTGGAGTGCCTGCCGGACCGGCTCGGACAGGGGGATCATGCTCGTGGCCCGCCACAGCCACAGCCCGTCTACGGCCAGCTGGGCCAGGAGCAGGTCGATGTCGCGAGGGTCGGTCGAGGTGGGCGGCGGGGCCCAGCGGCCGATGAGGTCGTCCCACACCTCGGCCAGCTCCGGCCTGGTGACCGACTCGACCATGAACGCCAGGTCCGCCTTGCTCACCGATCCGTGCACGCCCAGCCGTACGTAGGCCTCGAGGGCCTCCTGCGGCGACGCCTGCGCCAGCGGCTTGCCCAGCTCGGCGACGAGCTGAGCCTCCCACGCGTCGGTCAGATGCCGCTGGATCGCCAGCAGCAGCTCGTCGCGCGTGCGGAAGTGGTACATGAGCCCGCCCTTGGTCACTCCGGCCTCCTCGGCCGCCGACTCCAGCGTCAGGGCGGTGATGCCGTCGCGCTCCGTCACGCGGATGGCGGCGTCGAGGATCCGGGTCCTCTGGCTCGGTCGCATAGCCGTAACTGTACCATCCAGAAGGTACAGTTACGCGCCGACGCAGCGGCCGCCCGGTATCAGGCGGCCGAGGTCAGGCGGGGCGCAGGGCCTTGAGGGCGAGGTCGACGAGGGCGTCGGCGTACTCGGGGGTGAGCGGGCCCGAGCGGTGCAGCCAGCGCTGGAACAGGGGGGCGTACAGGAGCTCCAGGGCCAGGTCGAGATCGGCGTCCGCGTCGATCTGGCCGGCCCGCTGCGCGCTGCGCAGCCGGGCCTTCTTGGCCTCGTCGACCGGGCCCGCCAGCTTCTCCCGATACTGGGCGGCGAGGTCGGGATCGTTGACGATCTCCATGGTGAGCGCCCGGATCGGCGCCTCGAACCCCGGATCGGCGAACTCGGCCACCGTGGCCCGCATCACGAGCTTGAGATCGGCCTCGATGTCGCCCGTGTCGGGCAGCGTGATGCTGTCGCCGACCTGGCTGAGGGCGAGGAAGGCGTCGAAGATCACGGCACCCTTGGAGCGCCACCACCGGTAGATCGTCTGCTTGCCCACGCCCGCGCGGGCGGCGATGGCCTCGATCGAGACCTTGGCGTATCCCATTTCGGAGACCAGCTCGCGGGCCGCTTCGAGAACGGCCTGCCGGGAGCGCTCACTGCGGCGGGCGGGGTCGGGGCTCTTGGACATACGGGTCAGCATAGCAGCGAAGCGAGACGAGACGGTCCGTCTTGCTAGCGCTCGACACCGGCGATGACGGCGCTGACCATCTTGCGGACGGCGGCGGGCTCCGGCGGAGCGCCCGTCCGGTCGGCGAACAGCAGGTGCCCGGCCCCGATCAGGGTCGGGGCGAGCGTGTCGACGTCGGCGTCCGCCGCGACGCGCCCCAGGTCCCGCTCCGCGCGCAGGTAGGAGGCGATCATGGCGCCGGCCTCCGTCAGGACCGGGAGGCCGACCGGCCAGGACCGGCGCAGCCGGGCGCGCAGCTCGTCGCGGAAGGTGACGAGGGCGACGATCCCCACGGCGACCGACTCGAACAGGCCCGTCAGCGCATCGGCGAGATTGCCGGCCACGGTGCCGGTCCCGGCGGACCCGCGCAGCGCGGCGGCCTGGGCGTCCATCCGGGCGACGCGATCGAGCACGAGCTCGGCGAGGAAGGCGTCGAAGTCCTCGAAGTGCCGGTGCAGGACGCCCTTGGCGCAGCCGGCCTCCGCGGTGACCGCCCGGCTGGTCAGCGCGCTGGGCCCGTCACGCAACAGGATCCGCTCGGCGGCGTCGAACAGCTGCTCACGTACGTCGCGGAGGGCCACCCCTGTCGGCACCGCGCATCCCGCCTTCCATCGTCCGTCATCGCCGGGTTGACGAGTGGGCACATGCCCATTCATAGTGGGCGCATGCCCACTATATCTCAGCCCGGAACCGGGCCCGAGCCGCACCAGGCTCGGCAGATGGCGGAATCGTTCGGCGTGGACGCCGAGCGCTACGACCGGACCCGGCCCCGCTACCCCGACGCCATGGTGGCCCGGATCGTCGCCGGCAGCCCCGGACCCGACGTCCTCGACGTCGGCTGCGGCACCGGCATCGAGGCCCGGCAGTTCCAGGCGGCCGGCTGCAAGGTGCTCGGGGTCGATCCCGACGCGCGGATGGCCGACTTCGCGCGGCGCGAAGGGCTCGAGGTCGAGGTGTCGACGTTCGAGACCTGGGAGCCCGCCGGCCGGGACTTCGACGCGGTCGTCGCCGGGCAGGCCTGGCACTGGGTGGACCCGGTCGCCGGCGCGGCCAGGGCGGCGCGGGTGCTGCGTCCCGGCGGACGGCTGGCGGTGTTCTGGAACGCGTTCCAGGCCCCGCCCGATCTCGGCGCGGCCATCGCCGCGGTCTACCGCAGGATCATGCCCGACGCGCCGATCTACCAGCACATGATGTCCGACGCGGACGCGTACGTGTCGCTGAGCGCCAAGGCCGCCGACGGCATCCGGCAGGCGGGCGCGTTCGGCGACCTGGAGGAGTGGCGCTTCGACTGGGAGCGGCCCTACACCCGCGACGAGTGGCTGGACCTGCTGCCCACCACCGGCGTCCACACCCGGCTCCCGGCGGCCACGCTGCGGGAGGTGCTCGCGGGCGTCGGCGCCGCCGTCGACGCGGCGGGGGGCGGCTTCACGATGCGCTACACCACGGTGGTGGTCACCGCGGCGCGCGAGTCATGACGCTCCCACCCTGACCACCAGCCCGCGGATCTCGTAGCCGCCGACGTCGTTGTTGAAGCTCACGCGCGGCGCCGAGGCCATCCGGACGCCGTCCATGGCGAACAGGCGGCCGAGGAAGACGTCCGTCTCCAGGATGGCGATGTTCGATCCCGGGCACCGGTGCGGCCCGTCGCCGAAGGACAGCGCCGCGGCGCTCGTGCCCCCGTCGATGGCGCGGCCGGGGCAGATCGACAGCGGCCGCGAGCCCACGGCCCGGGGATCGGTGTTGGCAGCGTCGACGAACACCTCGATCACCGCGCCCGCCGGCACCGTGACCGGCCCGTCGGCGCCGGCCAGGTCGAGGGCGGCCGTGGTGCGCCGGCGCAGCCGCCCGACCACGGGTTCGAGCCGCAGGATCTCGTGCAGGACGGCGAGGCGGCCGGGCTCGTCCGCCGCGCGGTAGCGCTCCAGCAGCGCCTCATCGGTGAACAGGTGCCAGGCGGCGACGCAGATGAACTCGCGCGTGGTCACCATGCCGGCCGCGGCGAAGGTCAGGCACTCGCCGAGGATCTCGGCGTCCGTGCACCCTTCGGAGATCAGGTGCGAGATGAGGTCGTCGCGCGGCTCGCGGCGGTGGGCGCGGATCGCCGGGCGCACGTCGGCCAGGTAGACGCGCAGCCAGTTGACGTTCTGCCTGACCAGCCAGTAGATCCCGGTCAAGCTGGTCAGGCCGGGCCGGCCGAACTTCTCCGGGAAGAACCGTTCCAGCCTGCCGCGGATCCCGGGCCTGCTGGACGTGAGGCCGATGATCGCGCTCGCCACCTCGATCGCCATGCCGAAGCTCAGCTCCGACAGGTGCGCCTCCCCCGTCTCCCGCAGCTCGGCGAGCCGGCTGTCCGCGACCCGCGCCATCAGGCCGCGGTACTGCTCGTCCACCCTGCGGGGGGTGAAGTAGCGCGCGGTCTGGCGGCGGTCCTCGCGGTGCTCGGGCCCGTCGCGGTAGAGGACCGGCCGCCGGACCCTGGCGGGCAGCTTCTCCACGGTCTCGATGCCCAGCCCGGCCTGGACGGTGTCGTGGCTGCGCAGCACGGCGCGGGCCTGCGCGTGGCCGCGGACCTCCCACGTTCCGTCGTCGGCACGCCGGACCGGGCAGTCCCCGGGTGCGGCCGGGCGCGGGATCTTGCGCGGGTCTTCGGTGTGGTCGTTCACGCCGGCACGTCTCTCCCTGTCGTTTCTCCCTGTCGATGGCCGCCGTTGACCATGCTCGTCCCCGGTCGGCGCGAGATCAAGGGAACGAGGTGTCCGGGAAATACCGGATGTCATGATTCGACTTGACTGATGATCTTCGATGCACCAGATTGTTCGCGACTTTTCGGACCGTTCCCAAGGAAACCCATGAAGCGAGCCATCATCGGTGCCGCCGTGGTCGCGGGCGTGGCATGCCTCACCGCCACGCCCGCGCAAGCGGCACCCCAGATCGACCCGGTCAAGGCGCTCAAGGCCGAGTCAGTCGCCGGCAGAGCCGTCAACGTGCAGTCCACGGCGAAGGTGACGTACACGCCCAGCCTGGTCGTCACCACGGGGCTGGAGGGCACGATCGGGTTCGACCGGCGCGGCGCGGCCGCGTCCGATGTGGCCCAGACCCTGCAGTACAGCAAGGACCTACTGCGCAGCGTGAAGAAGTCGAAGCCGCAGGAGGTCGAGGCCCTGGGGCAGGGGCCCATCAGGATGATCTCCAGCCGGGACGCGAGCTATGTCTCCGGCCCGATCGTCGATCCCGCGCTGCCCCAGGGCACGAGCTGGGTGCGCTACAGCCCGGCCGGTCTGCCGCCGAGCAATCTGGTGCTGAACGTCCTGGAGCCCGCCACCCTCAAGACGCTCGTGTCCCACCGCACCTCGTGGCGTGACGGCGTGCTCAAGGGCTCCATCAAGGCCAGCAAGCTCGCGGCGGCCTCCCCCTCGTACGCGTCGCGCTTCGGCACGCGTTCCAGGAGCGGCCGCGACGGCAAGATCACCTACACCCTCTGGTTCGGCGGTGGCGGCCTGGTCGAGCGGGTGTCCGCCAAGGCCGTCCTGCCCTACGGCAAGAGCTCCATGACGGTCGAGTCGAGCACCCGCTTCTCGGACTGGGGCCGCGAGGTCACCGTCCTGCTGCCCCTGCGGGGAGACGTGCTCGACCGGGGCCAGCTCGGGGACAAGGTCCCGGCCGAGGTCCCGGGGATCTGGAACTAGCCGCCGGTCCTCCGCCCGGCCGTGCCCCATGAGGGCCGGCCGGGACTTCCCAGCTCCGGCGGGGTGGTATGAAGTTGGTTGAGTGCTTTGTCCTGATTTGCTGTGCATCGCACCTCCAACCTCCTGTCCCCTGCCAAAGAGGCTGTTCTCCCCGATGCCCGGATATATCAGGAAAAGCTTGGCGGTGGCGCTGGCCGTCGTCCTCGCCTTGACCGTCGCGTCCCCGGCCGGCGCCGGCGCGGCCGCCGCGCCCAAGCGGCCGAACATCATCTTCTTCCTCGTGGACGACATGTCCGCCGAGCTGCTCCAGTACATGGACACGGTCAAGAGCCTGGGCCGCGACGGCACCACGTTCACCGGCTACTACGTGGCCGACTCGCTCTGCTGCCCGTCCCGCGCCACCATGTTCACCGGCGAGTTCCCGCACAACACGGGCGTGCGGACCAACCAGGGCTACGACCACGGCGGCTACGGGGCGTTCGCGAAGCACGAGGGCAGGACGTACGCCGTCGCCCTGCGTCAGGCCGGATATCGCACGGGCTACCTCGGCAAGTACATCAACGAGTATCCCGCGGGCCCCGGCTACCGCGTCCCGGCCGGCTGGGACGAGTGGCACGTGACGGCGAGCGGCGGCTACAACGAGTTCAGGTACGAGCTCACCCGCTACATCAAGGAGGAAGCGGGCGGCCGGCGGCCGATCGACGCCTCCCGGGGCCGGTACCTGGTGGACGAGCTGGGACAGCGGGCGGCCGGCTTCATCGAGCGGTCCCGCCGGTACGCCCCCGGCGAGCCGTTCTTCCTCCAAGTCTCGCCGTTCTCACCGCACAACAGGGTCGACGTCAAGCCCGGCGACACGGAGCCGCGCTTCCCGCCCGCGCCGCGCGACCGGCCGAAGGACCGCTTCCCCGCCGGAGAGTTCCCCCATGGCGACTGCGGCGGCCCCGACTGCGACTCCATCGACGTCACCACCCTGCCGTCGTTCAACGAGGACACCGCCGACAAGCCCTCCTGGGTACGCCGGGAGCCCATCGGCCCGAAGATCACCGAGAAGCTCCGCGAGGACTTCCGCGACCGGATCCGCATGGTGCAGTCGATCGACGACATGGTGCAGCGCGTCCTGTCCGCGCTGACCGAGGAGGACAGGCTGAACACGTACGTCGTGTTCACCAGCGACAACGGCTTCCACCTCGGGCAGCACCGCCTGGTGCGCGGCAAGGCCACGGCCTACGACCACGACGTGCGGGTGCCGCTCCTGGTCAGGCGCCCGGCCTCGGGGCCGCGCGGCGACCTGGTGACGCCCGCCATCGCCCAGAACGTGGACCTGTTCGCGACCTTCCTCGACATGGCCGGCGTCGGCGCGGCGACGCGCGACAGCCGCGACGGCCGCAGCCTGCTGCCCCTCATCCAGGGCCGCGCCGTCACCGGCTGGCGCGACGCGGCGCTGATCGAGCACGTCAAGCCGAACCCCCGCGTGCCCGGCCAGCCCGACCCCGACGCCGACGCCATGAAGAAGGGCAACTCCCGGCCGCCCAGCTACTCCGCCGTGCGCACGGCCGGGGAGCTCTACGTCGAGTACAAGGGCGATCCGCGGCCCGAGTACTACAACACCGTCACCGATCCGCGCCAGGAGTCCAACGACCCCGGCAACGCCAGGACGGCCGCCCTGAGCAAGGTCCTCGACGGCCTGAAGGGGTGCGGCAAGCCGGGCGCGGCGGACTGCTGGTCGGCCGCCCACCTGCGCTGACCGCGCCGGGGGTCCTCAGAAACCGGGAGCCGTCAGAAGCCGGGAGCGGTCAGAAGGCGAGGGCTGTCAGAAGGCGAAGCCGCCCGGGCGGGCGTTGCGGTCGGCGATCAGGCCGGCCAGGGTGGCGACGGCGATCTCGGGCGGGGTGCGCGAGCCGATGTTGAGCCCGATGGGCCGGCGCACCCGCGCGATCTCCTCTGGCGGCACGCCGAGGTCGGCCAGCGCCCGTACGTGCGGCGCGGTGTGGCGGGCGCTGCCCATGATGCCGACCCACCGGACGGGGTACTTGAGCACGTCGCGCAGGACCGGGCCGATCTCCTCGCGGTGATGGTCGGTGAGCACCACGTCGGCCGTGGCGTCGAGCCAGCCGCCGAGCTCGGTCACCGCGGTGAATCCCCCGAGGCGGCGCCCGGGGTCGGGCTCGAAGAGGATCGGGCGGAAGCCGAGCTCGGCGCCGAACCTCAGCAGGCACTCGGCCACCGGGGAGGCGAAGACGGCGACCAGCGTCCGCCCGGCGGGCTCGGCGGGAGCCTCGCTGTGGGCCACCGCACACGCCGGGTCCTCTGCGTCATGGGTGTGGGCCATAATCGCAGTCTGACACACGAAGATCCCCGCTAGGCTTCGGCCATGGACGCCGACCCCAGGATCGACCGTACGAAGCCGCATTCCGCCCGGGTCTGGAACTACCTGCTCGGCGGGCAGGACAACTACGACGTGGACCGCGAGGCCGGGGACACCCTGCTGCGCGTGTTCCCCGATTTCGCGCAGGTGGCCACGCTCCAGCGCGAGTTCCTCCGGCGCGCGGTGACCTACCTCGTCACCGAGGCGGGCGTGCGGCAGTTCCTGGACATCGGCTCGGGCCTGCCCACCGCCGACAACACGCACGAGGTGGCGCAGCGCCTCGCGCCCGAGTGCCGCGTCGTCTACGTCGACAACGACCCCCTGGTGCTCGCGCACGCCCGCGCCCTGCTCGCCGGCACCCCGGAGGGCAGGACCGCCTACGTCGAGGCCGACGTGCGCGACCCCGGCACCATCCTCGCGGCGGCGGCCGAGACCCTGGACTTCTCCCGGCCGATCGGCCTGATGATGCTCAGCATCGCCGGCCAGATCCCCGACGACGACCTCGCCGCCGACCTCGTCCGCCGCCACGTCGCGGCGCTGCCGTCCGGCAGCCACCTGGCGCTGTCCGACGGCGCCGACGTCAACCCCTCGCTGGTGGCGGCGGTGAGCTCCTACAACGAGCGGGCCGCCTTCCCCTACACGCTGCGCAGCCCCGAGCGGCTCGCCGTCCACTTCGAGGGGCTCGAACTCGTGGACCCGGGCGTGGTCTCCACGCCGCTCTGGCGGCCCCCGGCCGGAGCGCCGCCCCAGCCGGGGGTGATCAACGCGGTCTGCGGCGTGGGCCGCAAACCCTGACGTACGGGCGGTCCGGCGGGTCAGGTGAGCTGGATGTAGTCCAGCTCGGCGTATCCGGTGCCGCCCGAGAAGAACGGCGAGCCCTTGGCCAGGCGGATCACGTTGTACCCGGCCCGGAGCGTGACGGTGGTGCTGACGGTGGCGCCGAACTCGCCCCACGCCGAGGTGGGCGGGTAGCTGACCGTGCTCCAGGCGCCGCCGTTGTAGGCCAGGCCCTGGGTCGCGGTGGCGCCGGTGCCGTTGGCGTAGCCGATGGTCATCGTGTACGAGCGCGCCGCGGGCACGTTCACCACGAAGTCGACGTAGCTGTCGGTACGCGGCGTGCCCGAGTTGTCGATGCGGCCCACGTAGCCGCCGCCCGACGCGCTGGACGCGCTCAGCCGCTGGGCGCGGAAGACGGAGGCGTTCTCGGCCTCGTACCGCTGCTGGTAGGCGGGCACCCCGCTGACCGGCTCGACGACGAGCTGGTAGGCGCTGGTGGCCACCATGCCGGGCACGGACACGCTGAGCCGGCCGCCGCTGACCGTCTGGGTCGTCGTGGAGATCGTGGTGGGGGCGGTGACCGCGGTGAAGCGGCCGCTGGACGGCGTAGAGGTCAGCGTGACGCGGACGCTGGAGCCGAGCGCGCCGAGGCCGGTCAGGTTGACGGTGTTGGTGCCGGCCTCGTTGCCGAACACCACGTTGACGATCTTGCGGGTGCCGTCATAAGAGGCGAACCCGTCCAGGCCGGTCGTCGTGGTCGTCGTGGTCGTGACCATGTTCCCGGCCATGTCGCCGTACCACTTGTACAGCCACCAGGTGCCGGTGGGCTGGTTGTTGTTGACGACCAGGCCGTTCATGGTGCCGTACTCGTACCAGAAGGCCCGGTGCGCGGACTCCACGCCGCCGCGCTCCAGCTTGGCGACGTAGCTGGCGATCCGGCCGGGCACGTCGACCTCGCCGGTGGCGGCGTACTCGTTGATGGAGATGCGGCGCGGGCTGATGCCGAGCGAGGACTCCAGGTTGCGGTAGTCGGCGATGTCGGAGGCGATCCTGGTGGGGTTCTGGAGCTCGTGCCAGCAGATGATGTCCGGCAGAGTGCCGGTGTTCTTGGCGTTGGTGAGGAACGACTGCATCCAGGAGCGGTTGTAGGTGGCGGTGCTGGGGCCGACGATCGGCGTCAGCGTGTCGAGCGCGCGCACCGCCCGGTGCGTACGCACCCAGGCGTCGTTGAAGTTGCCCGCCGCGGCGGTGTTCCAGGTGTAGTCGGGCTCGTTCCAGAGCTCCCAGCCGATGACGTTCGAGACCGTGGTGGCCGACAGCCGGGCGTTGACCATGGTGTTGACCTTGGCCAGCCAGTCGTCCCAGCTCACCCACCGGTAGGGGAAGTCGGGATAGATGTCGGGCATCCGGATGAACTCGCCCGCGCCGACCCGGGTGGCCTGCGGGGACACCAGCAGGGAGTCGCCGCCGGGCGGCTGGCCGTTGGGGCGCTGGCCGACGCCGGGCGCGGGCTGGGTCAGGGAGTTGACCTTGATCGGGAGAAGGGTGGAGTCGGCCGGCCGGGAGTTCTCGGCCAGGCCGTACAGGCCGCCGGAGGCGACGTGGGTGACCGGCCGGAACGGCTGCGCGACGTCGACGGTCAGCGTCGCGCCGGCGGCCGCGGCCGGGGGTGAGGCGGTCACCAGGGCAGTGGCCGTGGTGACCAGGGCTAAGGCGAGCACTCGGAATCGGGACATCGTGTCACTCTCCTTCGATGGGCAACCAGACACGCATGCTCGACGGGCCGCGGCGGGCCCACGAGTGGTACGGCCGCAGCGGCACGTCGAACCACTCGACGTCCGCCGCGGGGGCGGCCGCGGCGCCGGAATAGGCCCACGGCCGGTCGGGGGGCGCGGCCAGGCGGCCGCGGACCAGCACTTCGCCGGGCTCGGCCCGGGGGCCGGATCGGGGGCCGGATCGGGGGACCGACCGGGGGTCGATCGCCAGGGCGTCGAGCCCGCCGGGGTGCGGCAGGTCGTGGGACTCGGCGCACAAAACCTCCGGGCCGCGCTCGACGGCGACGCAGCCGCGTACGGCGTCGATGCGGGGGTCCGGCCAGGTGAAGCGGGGCTCCATCGGCAGTTCGAGCGTGATCACCTCGCCCGCCCGGAACGCCCGCCGCACCGTGGCCAGGCCGGGCTCGACCGGCCGCGCCCGCCCGTCCTCGGCGAGCGTGGCCCCGGCCGCCCAGGCGGGGACCCGCAGCGACAGCGTCCAGAGCCCGTCGGCGAGGATCCGGACGCGGACGGTCCCACCGGCGGGGTAGTCGGTCTCGACCTCCACGGCGATCTCCCGCCCGTCCGGCAGCTCGGCGCGGACGGTCGAGGGGGCGTACTGGTGGAGCTGCAGGCCGTCGTCGTCGGTGGTGGCGAGGTAGCCCTGGAGGCCGGCCAGGGTGCGGGCGACGTTGGTGGGGCAGCAGGACACGTCGAACCACGCGGCCCTCGCGCCGGCCTCGGCGCGCGGGCTCACCTCGTCCGGGTCGGCCGGCCGGCCCGGGGCCCGCTGGTGGAGGGGGTTGGCGTAGAAGAACGCCGTGCCGTCGGGGCTCGGGGAGGTCGCG
This region includes:
- a CDS encoding SAM-dependent methyltransferase, which produces MDADPRIDRTKPHSARVWNYLLGGQDNYDVDREAGDTLLRVFPDFAQVATLQREFLRRAVTYLVTEAGVRQFLDIGSGLPTADNTHEVAQRLAPECRVVYVDNDPLVLAHARALLAGTPEGRTAYVEADVRDPGTILAAAAETLDFSRPIGLMMLSIAGQIPDDDLAADLVRRHVAALPSGSHLALSDGADVNPSLVAAVSSYNERAAFPYTLRSPERLAVHFEGLELVDPGVVSTPLWRPPAGAPPQPGVINAVCGVGRKP
- a CDS encoding CBM35 domain-containing protein, with product MSRFRVLALALVTTATALVTASPPAAAAGATLTVDVAQPFRPVTHVASGGLYGLAENSRPADSTLLPIKVNSLTQPAPGVGQRPNGQPPGGDSLLVSPQATRVGAGEFIRMPDIYPDFPYRWVSWDDWLAKVNTMVNARLSATTVSNVIGWELWNEPDYTWNTAAAGNFNDAWVRTHRAVRALDTLTPIVGPSTATYNRSWMQSFLTNAKNTGTLPDIICWHELQNPTRIASDIADYRNLESSLGISPRRISINEYAATGEVDVPGRIASYVAKLERGGVESAHRAFWYEYGTMNGLVVNNNQPTGTWWLYKWYGDMAGNMVTTTTTTTTGLDGFASYDGTRKIVNVVFGNEAGTNTVNLTGLGALGSSVRVTLTSTPSSGRFTAVTAPTTISTTTQTVSGGRLSVSVPGMVATSAYQLVVEPVSGVPAYQQRYEAENASVFRAQRLSASSASGGGYVGRIDNSGTPRTDSYVDFVVNVPAARSYTMTIGYANGTGATATQGLAYNGGAWSTVSYPPTSAWGEFGATVSTTVTLRAGYNVIRLAKGSPFFSGGTGYAELDYIQLT